In the genome of Capra hircus breed San Clemente chromosome 5, ASM170441v1, whole genome shotgun sequence, one region contains:
- the C5H12orf60 gene encoding uncharacterized protein C12orf60 homolog, giving the protein MSSESEKDKERLIQAAKTFFFYMQDLASFTNALTKLFNSSMSTQILLMTVKEDGNVKAVFEQMLKIFKEMQSVVAAKQDPMQSEPLSSKIATAMSSMVEKSNNIREVQQSTKEMFKNVQLPIIASVLNSGNILESLESSLLLLMKYPIMNLQLSDFYRKEQSDATTSEKSPGPSKATTIDALKKLQDALNIENAKYTIKSAADQMEQIVKTMGPILEVLQKSIKTMETKFSVFKKPRN; this is encoded by the coding sequence ATGTCTTCAGAATCAGAAAAGGATAAAGAGAGGCTCATTCAAGCTGCTAAAACATTCTTCTTTTACATGCAAGATCTTGCTTCCTTCACAAATGCACTCACCAAATTGTTCAACAGCAGTATGAGCACTCAGATCCTCTTGATGACTGTGAAAGAAGATGGTAATGTGAAGGCTGTCTTTGAacaaatgctcaaaatttttaAGGAGATGCAGTCTGTGGTGGCGGCCAAGCAGGACCCAATGCAAAGTGAACCTTTAAGTTCCAAGATTGCAACAGCTATGTCCTCTATGGTTGAGAAGAGTAACAATATAAGGGAGGTGCAACAGTCAaccaaagaaatgttcaaaaatgTCCAGTTACCTATCATTGCCTCTGTGCTGAATAGTGGTAACATTCTTGAGAGTTTGGAATCTTCTCTTTTACTCTTGATGAAATATCCCATCATGAATCTCCAGTTAAGTGACTTCTACAGGAAAGAACAATCAGATGCCACTACATCTGAGAAAAGTCCAGGTCCATCCAAAGCCACTACAATAGATGCCTTGAAAAAGTTGCAGGATGCACTCAACATTGAGAATGCTAAGTATACCATTAAGTCAGCTGCAGATCAAATGGAACAAATTGTCAAAACTATGGGACCAATCTTAGAGGTCCTCCAAAAATCCATAAAAACTATGGAAACcaagttttctgtgtttaagAAACCCAGGAACTAG